ACGCGCGCTACCGCGTCGTTGATTGCGCGCGAAGACAGCAAATCGTGGCCGAGCGGCTTTTCCAGCACCACCCGGGCTTGCGACAGATCGATCTTGCTGGCAGCCAGGTTGGCGCAAATCGGTTCAAACAGCGCGGGTGCGGTCGCCAGATAAAACACCGAAACCGCGTTGCCGGCGGCCAGCTTCTGCGCCAGGACCTGGTAACCGTCGCTGTCCAGCAGGTCCAGCGGCAGATAAGTCAGGCGCGCCAGGAAAGCCTGCCATACGGCCTCATCCTGCACGCCGCCGCCCTTGACATAGGGCGCGGCGCTCTTGCTGACCCAGGCCAGATAGTCGTCCTGGCTGAAATCCTGTTTGGCGACGCAGATGATGTGCCCGTCCTGATGCAACTTTCCTTCCCTATGAGCAACAAACAACGCAGGAAGAATCTTCCGCATCGACAAATCGCCGGTAGCGCCAAATAAGGTGAATGTAAAAGGAATATTAGGTTGCATCAAAATTTTTGTAATAAATAAAAAACTTATATTGCAATATTAATGTAGCATTACTACAATTACAAGCGGCGAAGAGAGTAAAACCCCGATATTTGCAGGTAAACTCAAGATCGCATGTAGTTTTACTAGTTTTCACATGATACACATGGACGGGCATGTTCGCAGAGCCCGGCTTTGCGCAAACAGCTGGTGCTGCGACGGTTTGGCGTTCCGCAGCACATTGGAACGGATTTTCAGGTAGGAGCAACAAAGGCAGCCAGGCATGACCGCTCCCGGAGAGAGGCAGGCAGGGCGACAATCAGATCAGGCGTGCGGATCAGGCAGCAATGACCAAGCGCTTAATCACATGCATCACATGCATTTTTTCAACACAGGAGACAAGAATGAAACTGAGTCAAATAATAAAATCGGTATTCGCCACCACTGCATTGCTGTCCAGCGCCGCGGCAGTCCACGCGGCTGAAGTTGAAGTACTCCATTACTGGACATCCGGCGGCGAAGCCAAATCGGTCGCCGAGCTGAAAAAGATCATGGAAGCCAAGGGCGTGACCTGGAAGGACTTCGCAGTCGCTGGCGGCGCCGGTGAAAACGCGACCACCGCGCTGAAAGCCCGCGTCATCGCCGGCAGCCCTCCGACAGCGGCGCAGATCAAGGGACCTTCGATCCAGGAATGGGGTCAGGAAGGCGTGCTGGCCAACATCGATGCCGCTGCCACTGCCGGCAAATGGGACTCGCTGCTGCCTAAGGTTGTCTCCAACACCATGAAGTACCAGGGCCACTACGTGGCAGCGCCGGTCAACGTCCATCGCGTCAACTGGATCTGGATCAATCCTGAAGTCTTGAAAAAGGCTGGCGCCAAAGTGCCGACCACATGGCCTGAATTCTTCGACGCCGCAGACAAGATCCAGAAAGCAGGCTTTATCGCTGTCGCCCAAGGCGGCCAGCCTTGGCAAGACGCGACCATGTTTGAAACCGTCGCGCTGGGCGTAGGCGGCGCCGACTTCTACAACAAGGCGCTGGTCAAGCTCGATCCGGCCACCCTGACCGGCCCGACCATGGTCAAGACCTTCGACACGCTGGGCAAGATCAAGGGCTATATCGACAAGAACGCCGCCGGCCGCGACTGGAATCTGGCGACCGCCATGGTCATCAACGGCAAGGCCGGCATGCAGTTCATGGGCGACTGGGCCAAGGGCGAATTCACTGCCGCCGGCAAACAGCCAGGCAAGGACTTCCTGTGCGTCGCAGCTCCTGGCACCGACAAGTCGTATACCTACAACATCGACTCGATCGCCATGTTCAAGGTCAAGAATCCTGATTCGCAAAAAGCGCAGCTGACTCTGGCCACCGCCATCATGAGCCCGGAATTCCAGGAAGTCTTCAACCTGAACAAGGGTTCGATCCCGGTCCGTCCTGATATCCCGCGCACCAAGTTCGACAGCTGCGCCACCAAGTCGATGGATGACATGGC
The sequence above is a segment of the Collimonas sp. PA-H2 genome. Coding sequences within it:
- a CDS encoding ABC transporter substrate-binding protein, with translation MKLSQIIKSVFATTALLSSAAAVHAAEVEVLHYWTSGGEAKSVAELKKIMEAKGVTWKDFAVAGGAGENATTALKARVIAGSPPTAAQIKGPSIQEWGQEGVLANIDAAATAGKWDSLLPKVVSNTMKYQGHYVAAPVNVHRVNWIWINPEVLKKAGAKVPTTWPEFFDAADKIQKAGFIAVAQGGQPWQDATMFETVALGVGGADFYNKALVKLDPATLTGPTMVKTFDTLGKIKGYIDKNAAGRDWNLATAMVINGKAGMQFMGDWAKGEFTAAGKQPGKDFLCVAAPGTDKSYTYNIDSIAMFKVKNPDSQKAQLTLATAIMSPEFQEVFNLNKGSIPVRPDIPRTKFDSCATKSMDDMAASSKAGTLEPSMAHGMAVNSAVQGAILDVVSKFMNSNMTSQAAVQALAKAAKTQ